In Pollutimonas sp. M17, a single genomic region encodes these proteins:
- the rlmB gene encoding 23S rRNA (guanosine(2251)-2'-O)-methyltransferase RlmB — protein sequence MSSHQVLAGFHAVVARLRYAPDSIKELYAEASRRDKRMQALIEQAQAAGIRVHPVSVDRLDGLARGTRHQGVVALAQARELAVDVNEVLDVLEDRAEPALLLILDGVTDPHNLGACLRTADAAGVHAVIAPRDRAVGLNSTVQRVACGAAETVPYIMVTNLARAMRQLKERDVWLVGTDDQAGASMHQVDARRAMAWVMGAEGEGMRRLTRETCDELVAIPMRGSVESLNVSVASAVCLYEAVRQRQP from the coding sequence ATGTCGTCTCATCAGGTCCTCGCCGGCTTCCATGCGGTGGTTGCCCGCCTGCGCTATGCGCCGGACTCCATCAAGGAACTCTATGCCGAGGCATCGCGGCGCGACAAGCGCATGCAGGCCTTGATCGAGCAGGCGCAGGCCGCCGGGATCCGCGTTCATCCCGTGTCCGTCGACCGGCTGGACGGCCTGGCGCGCGGCACGCGCCATCAGGGCGTGGTGGCGCTGGCCCAGGCGCGCGAACTCGCGGTCGACGTGAATGAAGTGCTGGACGTGCTTGAAGACAGGGCCGAGCCGGCGCTATTGCTCATTCTCGACGGCGTGACCGATCCGCACAACCTGGGTGCATGCCTGCGCACGGCCGACGCCGCCGGCGTGCATGCGGTCATTGCCCCCCGCGACAGGGCGGTGGGGCTGAACAGCACCGTGCAGAGGGTGGCCTGCGGCGCCGCCGAAACAGTGCCGTATATCATGGTCACGAATCTTGCGCGTGCCATGCGCCAGCTGAAGGAACGCGACGTCTGGCTGGTGGGCACCGATGACCAGGCCGGCGCGAGCATGCACCAGGTGGATGCGCGGCGCGCCATGGCGTGGGTCATGGGCGCGGAAGGCGAGGGGATGCGCCGCCTCACCCGGGAGACGTGCGACGAACTGGTGGCCATTCCCATGCGGGGTTCGGTAGAGAGCCTGAACGTCAGCGTCGCCAGCGCAGTGTGCCTGTACGAGGCGGTGCGTCAACGGCAGCCGTAG
- a CDS encoding response regulator transcription factor — MRVLVIEDDTTLGHALQEFLVEQGYAVDWLADGDKALGAIAGQSYDLLLLDLNLPGQSGLEILRKLRAGNEQVPVLILTARDGVEDRVAGLDAGADDYVTKPFELAELAARVRAFGRRRAGQAQPFIEAGPLLFDSVGREVRVNGERLSLSVRELSVLEMLMARAGRVVTKRQIVNSLSAWDADFSENAVEVYVYRLRKRLEGTGAGIQTVRGFGYLLDVESAA; from the coding sequence ATGCGAGTTCTAGTTATCGAAGACGACACTACTCTTGGGCACGCCCTGCAGGAATTCCTGGTCGAGCAGGGGTATGCGGTCGACTGGCTTGCCGATGGCGACAAGGCATTGGGCGCCATCGCCGGGCAAAGCTACGATCTGCTGCTGCTCGATCTGAATCTGCCGGGGCAAAGCGGCCTTGAGATCCTGCGCAAGCTGCGCGCCGGAAACGAGCAGGTTCCAGTCCTTATCCTGACGGCGCGCGACGGCGTGGAAGACCGTGTGGCGGGGCTGGACGCCGGCGCCGACGATTACGTGACCAAGCCGTTCGAACTGGCCGAGCTGGCCGCGCGCGTGCGTGCCTTCGGCCGCCGCCGTGCCGGCCAGGCCCAGCCCTTCATCGAGGCCGGACCATTGCTGTTCGACTCCGTCGGCCGCGAGGTGCGCGTCAACGGCGAACGCCTGTCGCTGTCCGTGCGCGAGCTTTCCGTACTGGAAATGCTCATGGCCCGGGCCGGCCGCGTGGTCACCAAGCGCCAGATCGTCAACTCGCTTTCGGCATGGGATGCCGACTTCAGCGAGAACGCGGTCGAAGTCTATGTCTACCGCCTGCGCAAGCGGCTCGAGGGCACCGGCGCGGGGATACAAACGGTGCGCGGCTTCGGCTATCTCCTAGACGTGGAAAGTGCTGCGTAG
- a CDS encoding energy transducer TonB produces MPRSRVQPKLRPALIKAVGATAAVGLHLAVLGAILTAPPAKPEIDMPETVEVRFVEIADEIVEAAPAVEPVEEVIPEPVPEPPPEPEPEPEPEVIPEPEPLVEPEPEPEPEPVVEEPEPESITPEPPPEPKPEPKPEPKPKPKPKPKPKPKPVVKPEPVQPPAAPEGRAAAPAVPKAPPAPVDPDRPRLIGKVDYLGKRPSPVYPRISERRGEQGRVVVRVLISPQGSVVSVTVRSSSGYERLDEAAVKAARSARFKPYTENGIAYQAMADIPFDFVL; encoded by the coding sequence ATGCCGCGTTCTCGTGTTCAACCGAAACTTCGCCCCGCCTTGATCAAGGCGGTGGGGGCTACTGCCGCAGTGGGCCTGCATCTTGCAGTATTGGGGGCGATATTGACTGCTCCTCCCGCCAAGCCTGAAATCGACATGCCTGAAACGGTTGAGGTGCGTTTCGTCGAGATTGCCGATGAGATTGTCGAGGCGGCTCCAGCCGTCGAGCCCGTTGAAGAGGTCATACCGGAACCTGTGCCCGAGCCGCCGCCTGAACCGGAGCCGGAGCCTGAACCCGAGGTCATACCCGAGCCCGAACCCCTGGTCGAGCCTGAACCGGAGCCCGAGCCCGAACCGGTCGTCGAGGAGCCCGAGCCGGAAAGCATTACCCCGGAGCCTCCTCCGGAACCCAAGCCGGAACCGAAACCAGAGCCCAAGCCTAAACCCAAGCCGAAGCCCAAACCCAAACCCAAGCCGGTGGTCAAGCCCGAGCCTGTACAGCCTCCGGCGGCGCCTGAGGGCAGGGCAGCCGCTCCGGCCGTGCCCAAGGCGCCGCCCGCGCCCGTGGATCCGGATCGGCCGCGCCTGATCGGCAAGGTCGACTATCTGGGCAAGCGGCCCAGCCCCGTTTATCCGCGGATTTCCGAGAGGCGCGGCGAGCAGGGACGTGTCGTGGTGCGTGTATTGATTTCCCCCCAGGGAAGTGTGGTGAGTGTAACGGTGCGTTCGTCGTCGGGTTACGAGCGGCTGGACGAGGCGGCGGTGAAGGCAGCCCGATCCGCGCGCTTCAAGCCTTACACAGAAAACGGCATTGCATACCAGGCCATGGCCGACATCCCTTTTGATTTCGTTTTATAG
- a CDS encoding cystathionine gamma-synthase family protein, with translation MANNGFTTTIVHSDRRSAVEHGAIHKPMHPSSEYAFADSRELAAVFQGKAGFTYARQGTPTTAALESKITQMEEGEGTVSFATGMAALAATFFTLLKAGDHLISSQHIFGNTNSLLGTLADLGVQVTMVDATDARNVVAALRPETKMVFTESLANPGTQIADLKTIGDWCRKENLVYVVDHTLVTPLLCTGKSVGAALVVNSLSKHIGGHGNALGGAVTSTGLYDWSGYANIAEPYRKGKPTTWGLTQIKKKGLRDMGGTLSSEAAHRLAAGAETLSLRMDKICANALALAQALSAHPKVAKVHYPGLPGHEQHARATQLFGKRYGGLMGIELIDEIDVFDFLNRLKVLALATHLGDNRTLVLPMAHTIYYEMGPERRALMGISDNFLRVSIGIEDAEDLIGDFEQALE, from the coding sequence ATGGCTAATAACGGTTTTACCACCACCATCGTCCATTCCGACCGCCGCTCCGCGGTGGAGCACGGCGCCATCCACAAGCCCATGCATCCCTCGTCCGAATACGCATTCGCCGATTCGCGCGAGCTGGCGGCGGTGTTCCAGGGCAAGGCGGGTTTCACGTACGCGCGGCAGGGCACGCCGACCACCGCCGCATTGGAATCGAAGATCACTCAAATGGAAGAGGGTGAAGGCACGGTCAGTTTCGCCACGGGCATGGCGGCGCTGGCAGCCACCTTTTTTACCTTGCTCAAGGCCGGCGACCACCTGATCAGCAGCCAGCACATTTTCGGCAATACCAACAGCCTGCTCGGTACGCTGGCCGACCTGGGCGTGCAGGTAACGATGGTCGACGCAACGGATGCGCGCAACGTCGTGGCCGCCTTGCGGCCCGAAACCAAGATGGTGTTCACCGAATCGCTGGCCAATCCGGGCACCCAGATTGCCGACCTGAAGACCATCGGCGATTGGTGCCGCAAGGAAAACCTGGTGTATGTCGTCGACCATACCCTGGTCACGCCTTTGCTTTGCACGGGCAAAAGCGTGGGCGCTGCGCTGGTCGTCAATTCCTTGTCCAAGCACATAGGCGGACACGGCAATGCCTTGGGCGGCGCCGTGACCAGCACCGGTTTGTATGACTGGTCCGGCTATGCCAATATCGCCGAACCCTACCGCAAGGGCAAGCCGACTACATGGGGATTGACGCAGATAAAGAAGAAGGGGTTGCGCGACATGGGCGGCACGCTGTCGTCCGAGGCGGCGCACCGCCTGGCGGCCGGCGCCGAAACGCTTTCATTGCGAATGGACAAGATATGCGCGAATGCGCTGGCGCTGGCGCAGGCCTTGAGCGCTCATCCCAAGGTCGCCAAGGTCCATTACCCCGGCCTGCCCGGCCATGAGCAGCATGCGCGCGCCACGCAGCTGTTCGGCAAGCGCTACGGCGGGCTGATGGGCATAGAGCTGATCGATGAGATCGACGTGTTCGATTTCCTGAATCGCCTCAAGGTGCTGGCCCTGGCCACGCACCTGGGCGACAACCGCACGCTGGTCCTGCCGATGGCGCATACCATCTATTACGAGATGGGCCCTGAGCGCCGTGCCCTGATGGGGATTTCCGACAACTTCCTGCGCGTCTCGATAGGCATCGAAGACGCCGAAGACCTGATCGGCGATTTTGAGCAGGCCCTGGAATAG
- a CDS encoding ExbD/TolR family protein: MAFGSFDNNKGVSHTVSEINMVPLIDVMLVLLVIFIITAPLLSHSIKINVPQASAQPVDQEPKVIDLAVDAQGQMYWNEVAVNAEQLTQKFAAESALDPQPELRIRADLNTRYEVLAQVMSSAKAAGLKRLGFITRPGSDTAPAPAGDAAPGSAPQSAEAPSQ, encoded by the coding sequence ATGGCTTTCGGCAGCTTCGACAACAATAAAGGGGTCAGCCATACGGTCTCCGAGATCAACATGGTGCCTCTGATCGACGTGATGCTGGTCTTGCTGGTGATCTTCATCATCACCGCGCCTCTGCTCAGCCATTCGATCAAGATCAATGTGCCGCAGGCCAGCGCCCAGCCGGTCGATCAGGAGCCCAAGGTCATCGACTTGGCCGTGGACGCGCAGGGGCAGATGTACTGGAACGAGGTGGCGGTCAACGCCGAGCAACTGACGCAGAAGTTCGCGGCCGAATCGGCGCTCGATCCCCAGCCCGAACTGCGTATCCGGGCCGATCTGAACACGCGTTACGAAGTCCTAGCCCAGGTCATGAGCAGCGCCAAGGCCGCCGGCCTGAAGCGTCTGGGCTTCATCACGCGCCCGGGATCCGACACCGCTCCCGCTCCGGCGGGGGATGCGGCGCCGGGCAGCGCGCCGCAATCCGCCGAGGCGCCGTCCCAGTGA
- the rnr gene encoding ribonuclease R, whose product MIKRSKNDTNNKETAAGQHELPPDFDPDVPSREVILQHLRSSETPIDPKGLAKALGASLPLSVGFDRRLKAMERDGQIFFNPQGQLLLNSKLDFIAGKVQGHRDGFGFLLRDDGGPDLFLSPREMLKVLHGDRVLAKPDGEYRGKPEATIVEVVERRTNKLVGRFLKERGAFIVVPEDQRIKHDIIIQASDTSGAEHGQVVTVEIVQQPTRHTQPLGRVVEVLGEIDDPGMEIEIAVRKFDVPHEFSDAALQQAAKVPSTVKPAELKGRVDLRDVPFVTIDGEDARDFDDAVFCMPVDLGTEKRKKPGWRLLVAIADVSHYVQPGDALDEDALDRGTSVYFPRRVIPMLPEALSNGICSLNPDTDRLVLICDMAIAASGAKAGGISAYQFYEAVIHSHARTTYNDVWAALQQPTGPAAQSMQAVLPHIQNLYELYQLFAEARVKRGAIDFDTVETRIVCNPLGKIERIEAYSRNDAHKLIEECMLAANTCAAEFMTRNKRLGLYRVHEGPTPEKLKSLRDYLRNLGLTLDGGDDPSTTDYARLIKAARNRPDFEIIQTMCLRSLQQAIYSPEQVGHFGLSYEHYAHFTSPIRRYPDLLTHRVIKGVLLGKRYLPALADVSGVAALPKNEREHAVWEKLGLLLSARERRADDASRDVEAWLKCWFVKEHVGEVFSGRVTGVATFGIFITLDTLFVEGMVHVSELGSDYFQYNEAMNELRGERTGIRYRLTDAVQVQVSRVDLEARRIEFRLVKGTGFKALKASIEPEATTERKVKRAAPAKPAALKGTTSRQRRAAAKRGAKSETPKKSGRGRR is encoded by the coding sequence TTGATCAAACGATCTAAAAACGACACCAACAACAAAGAAACCGCCGCTGGCCAGCACGAGCTGCCCCCGGATTTCGATCCGGACGTGCCCAGTCGGGAAGTCATACTGCAGCACCTGCGTTCTTCTGAAACGCCCATCGACCCCAAGGGTCTGGCCAAGGCATTGGGGGCATCGCTGCCGTTGTCCGTCGGGTTCGACCGCCGCCTGAAGGCCATGGAGCGCGACGGGCAGATTTTTTTCAATCCGCAAGGTCAGTTGTTGTTGAATAGCAAGCTGGATTTCATCGCCGGGAAAGTGCAGGGCCATCGCGACGGCTTCGGTTTTCTGTTGCGCGACGACGGCGGCCCCGATCTGTTCCTGTCTCCGCGCGAGATGCTCAAGGTCTTGCACGGCGATCGTGTGCTGGCCAAGCCCGACGGCGAGTACCGCGGCAAGCCCGAAGCCACCATCGTCGAGGTGGTCGAGCGGCGCACGAACAAGCTGGTGGGGCGCTTTCTTAAAGAGCGCGGCGCCTTCATCGTGGTGCCCGAAGACCAGCGCATCAAGCATGACATCATCATCCAGGCATCGGATACGTCCGGCGCCGAGCACGGACAGGTCGTCACCGTGGAAATCGTTCAGCAACCGACCCGCCACACGCAGCCCCTGGGCAGAGTGGTCGAGGTCCTGGGCGAAATCGACGACCCGGGCATGGAGATCGAGATCGCGGTGCGCAAGTTCGATGTGCCGCACGAGTTTTCCGACGCCGCGCTGCAACAGGCCGCCAAAGTTCCGTCCACCGTCAAGCCGGCCGAGCTGAAAGGGCGCGTCGACCTGCGCGATGTGCCTTTCGTGACCATCGACGGCGAGGATGCCCGCGACTTCGACGATGCCGTATTCTGCATGCCGGTCGACCTGGGCACCGAGAAGCGCAAGAAGCCCGGCTGGCGGTTGTTGGTCGCCATCGCGGACGTCAGCCACTATGTTCAGCCGGGCGATGCCCTGGATGAAGATGCGCTCGATCGCGGCACCAGCGTTTATTTTCCGCGCCGTGTCATTCCCATGCTGCCCGAAGCGCTGTCCAACGGCATCTGCTCGCTGAATCCGGACACCGACAGGCTGGTCCTGATCTGCGACATGGCCATTGCGGCCAGCGGCGCCAAGGCCGGCGGCATCAGCGCCTACCAGTTCTACGAAGCGGTCATCCATTCGCATGCGCGCACCACGTACAACGATGTCTGGGCCGCCCTGCAGCAGCCGACGGGTCCGGCCGCGCAGTCCATGCAAGCCGTTTTGCCGCACATACAGAATCTGTACGAGCTTTACCAGCTGTTTGCCGAAGCGCGCGTAAAGCGCGGCGCCATCGATTTCGACACGGTCGAGACCCGCATCGTCTGCAATCCCCTGGGCAAGATCGAGCGCATCGAGGCCTATAGCCGCAACGATGCACACAAGCTGATCGAAGAATGCATGCTGGCCGCCAACACCTGCGCCGCCGAATTCATGACGCGCAACAAGCGCCTGGGGCTTTACCGGGTGCACGAGGGGCCCACGCCGGAGAAGCTCAAGTCCCTGCGCGACTACCTGCGCAATCTGGGCCTGACGCTGGACGGCGGCGACGATCCGTCGACCACCGATTATGCGCGCCTGATCAAGGCGGCCCGGAACCGGCCCGACTTCGAGATCATCCAGACCATGTGCCTGCGGTCCTTGCAGCAGGCCATCTACAGCCCCGAACAGGTCGGCCATTTTGGCTTGTCCTACGAACACTACGCGCACTTCACCTCGCCCATACGCCGCTACCCCGATCTGCTGACGCATCGCGTCATAAAGGGCGTCCTGCTCGGCAAGCGCTATCTGCCCGCCCTGGCCGATGTCAGCGGCGTCGCGGCCTTGCCCAAGAACGAGCGCGAACACGCGGTATGGGAAAAACTGGGCCTGCTGCTCTCGGCGCGCGAACGCCGCGCCGACGATGCCTCGCGCGATGTCGAGGCATGGCTGAAATGCTGGTTCGTCAAGGAACACGTGGGCGAGGTATTCAGCGGGCGGGTCACCGGCGTGGCCACGTTCGGCATATTCATTACGCTCGATACCCTGTTCGTGGAAGGCATGGTGCACGTGTCCGAGCTGGGCTCCGATTACTTCCAGTACAACGAGGCCATGAACGAACTGCGCGGCGAACGCACCGGCATCCGCTATCGCCTCACCGATGCGGTGCAGGTGCAGGTTTCCCGCGTCGACCTCGAGGCGCGCCGAATCGAATTCCGCCTGGTAAAGGGCACCGGATTCAAGGCGCTCAAGGCTTCCATCGAGCCCGAGGCCACCACCGAACGCAAGGTCAAGCGCGCGGCCCCGGCCAAGCCGGCCGCCTTGAAGGGCACGACCTCGCGCCAGCGCAGGGCCGCCGCCAAGCGCGGCGCCAAGTCCGAGACACCCAAGAAGTCGGGGCGCGGCCGTCGCTGA
- a CDS encoding HU family DNA-binding protein, translated as MNKTELIEHISTKADLSKADAGRALEAFIGAVKTTLKKKGSVTLVGFGTFAVSERAARTGRNPRTGEAIKIKKARVPKFRPGKALKDAVN; from the coding sequence ATGAACAAAACAGAGCTTATCGAACACATTTCCACCAAAGCCGATTTGTCCAAGGCCGATGCCGGCCGCGCACTCGAAGCCTTTATCGGCGCCGTCAAAACTACACTAAAAAAGAAAGGCTCGGTAACCTTGGTGGGCTTTGGAACGTTCGCCGTATCCGAGCGCGCTGCGCGCACCGGCCGCAACCCCCGCACGGGCGAAGCCATCAAGATCAAGAAAGCACGCGTGCCCAAGTTCCGTCCGGGCAAGGCACTGAAAGACGCCGTCAACTAA
- a CDS encoding MotA/TolQ/ExbB proton channel family protein — MFDLVNSAMHVLAQLGEAAPAVQSGATAAAAAADVAAAPGLAAATSAVDVAQGGGMLHFISQSDVVGKSLFGILVLMSLISWYLIFVKCFINWRISSRSKKFLNEFWAASSLEQVENEIATHGANEPFAHVASHAIHASNHHAKYGALKLEEKGSTGAFVTRTIRKVIDEETARLENGLTVLASIGSTAPFVGLFGTVWGVYHALIGIALSDGVTVNRIAGPVGEALIMTGLGLAVAIPAVLAYNGFVRGNRVYLARLDAFAHDLYTFLSTGQQAYESTGKVRRVTLAAAKAKGE, encoded by the coding sequence ATGTTCGATCTAGTTAATAGCGCAATGCATGTGCTGGCACAGCTTGGCGAGGCCGCTCCCGCTGTGCAGTCGGGTGCGACCGCCGCAGCGGCGGCGGCCGACGTGGCGGCGGCGCCGGGGCTTGCCGCCGCCACGTCCGCCGTCGACGTCGCCCAGGGCGGAGGCATGCTGCATTTCATTTCGCAAAGCGACGTCGTCGGAAAATCGCTGTTCGGCATTCTGGTGCTGATGTCGCTGATCAGCTGGTACCTGATTTTCGTCAAGTGCTTCATCAACTGGCGCATCAGCAGCCGCTCGAAGAAGTTCCTGAACGAGTTCTGGGCGGCCAGCTCGCTGGAACAGGTCGAGAATGAAATCGCCACGCATGGCGCGAACGAACCTTTCGCGCACGTGGCCAGCCACGCCATCCATGCCAGTAACCATCATGCCAAGTATGGCGCGCTGAAGCTGGAGGAAAAGGGCTCCACCGGCGCCTTCGTGACGCGTACCATCCGCAAGGTCATCGACGAGGAAACAGCGCGCCTGGAAAACGGCCTGACGGTGCTGGCCTCCATCGGCTCCACAGCGCCGTTCGTGGGCCTGTTCGGCACGGTCTGGGGCGTGTACCATGCGCTGATCGGCATCGCGCTGTCGGACGGCGTCACGGTCAATCGCATCGCCGGCCCGGTGGGCGAAGCGCTGATCATGACCGGCCTGGGGCTGGCCGTGGCCATACCCGCCGTGTTGGCGTATAACGGCTTCGTGCGCGGCAACCGGGTTTACCTCGCCCGCCTGGATGCCTTCGCCCACGATTTATATACTTTCCTTTCAACCGGCCAGCAGGCGTACGAATCGACCGGCAAGGTGCGCCGCGTGACGCTCGCCGCCGCCAAGGCTAAAGGTGAATAA
- a CDS encoding potassium transporter Kup: protein MKAEHQELSSSHSSSHAGLWLGALGVVYGDIGTSPLYTVRAALSRMPSQGAADILGLLSLLFWMLMIVVSLKYVTIILKADNRGEGGTLALMELALRGKSGKTRWRLMFLGLIGACLFYGDSMITPAISVLSAIEGISIVSHRFDDWVVPIAVAVLGVLFAVQSRGTGAMGKLFGPIMLAWFATLGVLGAWRIVLEPSVLQALDPRWAWAFIGAAPWETFLLLGAIVLALTGAETLYADMGHFGRKAIRRAWFGAVLPALVLCYFGQGALLLADPSAVKNPFFLMAPAWGLAPLVGLATVATIIASQSVISGAFSVTRQAVQLGFWPRMVILHTSAQEEGQIYLPRVNLLLFMAVLILVLSFGSSDGLAHAYGFAVTGTMLMTSLLAFAVLPGETTGPRRLAWLGLVSGFLLMDVLLFSSNALKLFDGGWVPLLVGGALLMLMVTWKQGREAMHAKLAGDHQPLKSFMESLEDYPPTRVPGTAVFMSMIVNTVPPALLHNLKHNKVLHEQAVFLTVESADVPYVPFSERFQLERMSRTSWQAVARWGFKQEPNVPQALEQIATAHPEINLDPMQTSYFLSRQTVIVVRKLPFHQAWRRRLFAFMARNASRSTRFYRIPPNRVVEMGMQMEL from the coding sequence ATGAAGGCCGAGCACCAGGAACTATCCTCTTCGCATTCCTCGTCGCATGCGGGCCTTTGGCTGGGCGCGCTGGGCGTGGTCTACGGGGATATCGGCACCAGCCCCCTGTATACGGTGCGCGCCGCGCTTTCGCGCATGCCCTCGCAGGGCGCCGCGGACATCCTGGGCCTGCTTTCCCTGCTGTTCTGGATGCTGATGATCGTCGTGTCGCTGAAGTACGTGACCATCATCCTCAAGGCGGACAACCGGGGCGAGGGCGGCACCCTGGCGTTGATGGAACTGGCCCTGCGCGGCAAATCGGGCAAGACGCGCTGGCGCCTGATGTTCCTGGGCCTGATCGGCGCCTGCCTGTTCTACGGCGACAGCATGATCACGCCGGCCATATCGGTCCTTTCGGCGATCGAGGGGATCAGCATTGTGTCGCATCGCTTCGACGATTGGGTGGTGCCCATCGCCGTGGCGGTGCTGGGCGTATTGTTCGCGGTGCAGTCGCGCGGCACGGGCGCAATGGGGAAGCTTTTCGGCCCCATCATGCTGGCCTGGTTCGCCACGCTGGGCGTGCTGGGCGCATGGCGCATCGTGCTCGAGCCTTCCGTGCTGCAGGCGCTGGATCCACGGTGGGCCTGGGCGTTCATCGGAGCCGCGCCATGGGAGACTTTCTTGCTGCTCGGCGCCATCGTGCTGGCGCTGACCGGCGCGGAAACACTGTATGCCGATATGGGGCATTTCGGCCGCAAGGCCATACGGCGCGCCTGGTTCGGCGCGGTGCTGCCGGCGCTGGTCCTGTGTTATTTCGGGCAGGGAGCGCTGCTGCTGGCCGACCCCTCGGCGGTCAAGAATCCCTTCTTCCTGATGGCGCCGGCCTGGGGGCTGGCGCCGCTGGTCGGCCTGGCCACCGTGGCCACCATCATCGCCTCGCAGTCGGTGATTTCGGGCGCGTTTTCGGTGACCCGCCAGGCCGTGCAACTGGGGTTCTGGCCCCGCATGGTCATTTTGCATACGTCGGCGCAGGAAGAGGGCCAGATCTACCTGCCGCGCGTGAATCTGCTTCTTTTCATGGCCGTGCTGATTCTGGTGCTGTCCTTCGGTTCCTCCGATGGATTGGCCCACGCCTACGGCTTCGCCGTGACGGGAACCATGCTGATGACATCCCTGCTGGCCTTTGCGGTCCTGCCAGGCGAGACCACAGGTCCGCGGCGCCTGGCCTGGCTGGGGCTGGTCAGCGGCTTTTTGCTGATGGACGTCCTGCTGTTCTCCTCGAACGCCCTGAAGCTGTTCGACGGCGGATGGGTGCCCCTGCTGGTGGGCGGGGCCTTGCTGATGCTGATGGTCACCTGGAAGCAGGGCCGCGAAGCCATGCATGCGAAGCTGGCGGGCGACCATCAGCCGCTGAAGTCTTTCATGGAGTCCCTGGAGGACTATCCACCCACGCGTGTACCGGGCACCGCGGTGTTCATGAGCATGATCGTCAATACCGTGCCGCCCGCCTTGCTACACAATCTGAAGCACAACAAGGTGCTGCACGAGCAGGCTGTGTTCCTGACCGTCGAAAGCGCCGATGTGCCCTACGTCCCGTTTTCAGAGCGCTTCCAACTGGAACGAATGAGCCGGACCAGCTGGCAGGCGGTCGCGCGCTGGGGGTTCAAGCAGGAGCCCAACGTTCCGCAAGCGCTGGAGCAGATCGCTACGGCGCATCCGGAAATCAATCTGGACCCGATGCAGACATCTTATTTCCTGTCCCGCCAGACCGTGATCGTGGTGCGCAAGCTGCCGTTTCACCAAGCCTGGCGCAGGCGCCTGTTTGCCTTCATGGCCCGCAATGCCAGCCGCAGCACGCGTTTTTATCGCATACCGCCCAACCGCGTGGTTGAAATGGGCATGCAGATGGAACTGTAG
- a CDS encoding sensor histidine kinase → MLRRFWTAWLPSGSLARHLVLRLFPAVVVLVVLDLSATWVMTRKMTMETWLLRDIFWTMVISQVLLVSVFAWVLISGVRSGLASINRLSQEISQRSIEDLQPLDMAGLPTEVAPLVTHFNDLLLRLDDSMQAQKRFIGHAAHQIRTPLTGLKLELELMLTRPLPDDVRERAERIKSVTDRMIRLGQQLLVLARADSSTRPQDSFMRVDLCEWARVSGAEWIPAARSRHIEIQLIAPDEPVWVDVDSLLLEELLSNLIDNALRYGVGATTIKLQVAANPPSLSIEDNGPGIDPEDSERVFEAFYRSPRASAEGSGLGLAIVREIARAHGAWWNLSSRPDFPGTRITVVFPGPRIGAKLSRQE, encoded by the coding sequence GTGCTGCGTAGATTCTGGACGGCATGGCTGCCGTCGGGCTCCCTGGCCCGCCACCTGGTTCTGCGCCTGTTTCCGGCCGTGGTCGTGCTGGTCGTCCTGGACCTGAGCGCCACCTGGGTCATGACGCGCAAGATGACCATGGAAACGTGGCTGCTGCGCGATATCTTCTGGACGATGGTGATCAGCCAGGTCCTGCTGGTGTCCGTATTCGCGTGGGTGCTGATCTCGGGCGTCCGCTCGGGGCTGGCTTCGATCAACCGCCTCTCACAGGAGATCAGCCAGCGCAGCATTGAAGACTTGCAGCCGCTGGACATGGCGGGCCTGCCGACCGAAGTCGCCCCCCTGGTCACTCATTTCAATGACCTGCTTTTGCGCCTGGACGATTCCATGCAGGCCCAGAAGCGTTTCATCGGGCATGCGGCGCACCAGATACGCACGCCCCTGACAGGCCTGAAGCTGGAGCTGGAGCTGATGCTGACGCGTCCGCTGCCCGACGATGTGAGGGAGCGCGCGGAGCGGATCAAGTCGGTCACCGACCGCATGATACGCTTGGGCCAGCAGTTGCTGGTGCTGGCGCGCGCCGATTCATCGACCCGGCCGCAGGACAGCTTCATGCGCGTGGACTTGTGCGAATGGGCGCGCGTGAGCGGGGCGGAATGGATACCCGCGGCCCGCAGCCGCCATATCGAAATACAGCTCATCGCGCCGGACGAGCCGGTATGGGTCGACGTGGATTCCCTGCTGCTCGAAGAGCTGCTGAGCAATCTGATCGACAATGCGCTTCGATACGGCGTGGGCGCCACGACCATCAAGCTGCAGGTGGCGGCCAATCCGCCATCGCTATCCATCGAGGACAATGGCCCGGGCATCGATCCCGAGGACAGCGAACGCGTATTCGAGGCCTTTTACCGCTCGCCGCGTGCCAGCGCCGAGGGGTCGGGACTGGGGCTGGCCATCGTACGCGAGATTGCGCGGGCGCACGGAGCCTGGTGGAATCTTTCCAGCCGTCCGGATTTTCCGGGTACCCGCATCACCGTGGTTTTTCCGGGGCCGCGCATAGGCGCCAAACTAAGCAGACAGGAATGA